A window of Trichoderma atroviride chromosome 3, complete sequence contains these coding sequences:
- a CDS encoding uncharacterized protein (BUSCO:EOG092D3I9A) encodes MLCGISGEAPQEPVASKKSGVVYEKRLIEQYINEHGAEPNGEVITADDLLPIKSSRIPRPRPPTLTSIPALLATFQNEWDNLALETYNLREQLARTREELATALYQHDAAVRVIARLTKERDEARDSLSKVTVTDGAAAGEDMVVDSVELLPEELAAQVDQTHQSLSKSRKKRPVPEGWVSADEVSSFEPTTINSLPVPQATSLDLEGSYAVAGGLNGEAAIYSIEADNVERTVPVNEPVTDTLWSGSKVFFATSQGNIKVYEAGNEIGTMSEHAGAASGLSLHPSGDLLASVGTDKSIVFYQLETMKRVSRAYADASLTTCAFHPDGHLFAAGTVNGDIKLYMTKTLEQAVVFKLGAPVQAIVFSENGFLLAATAKGQTSVTIFDLRKEGDAAVSKVLETGGSVQSLAWDYSGQFLATGGATGITVQQYTKSSKKWSEPLRNSVAAIAVRWGESGKKLVSLNGEGVVSVLGVKN; translated from the exons ATGCTTTGCGGAA TCTCCGGAGAAGCTCCCCAAGAGCCTGTCGCGTCCAAGAAGTCGG GCGTTGTATACGAAAAACGACTCATAGAGCAGTACATCAATGAACATGGCGCAGAACCCAACGGCGAAGTCATAACAGCCGACGACTTGCTGCCCATCAAGTCTTCTCGCATCCCCCGACCCCGACCCCCTACTCTGACATCGATTCCTGCACTCCTTGCCACATTTCAAAACGAATGGGACAACCTTGCCCTGGAGACGTACAACCTGAGAGAGCAGTTGGCACGGACGAGAGAGGAGCTTGCCACGGCCTTGTACCAGCACGATGCCGCCGTTCGCGTCATTGCCCGGCTGACAAAAGAGAGGGATGAGGCCAGAGACTCGCTGAGCAAAGTTACCGTAACAGACGGTGCCGCGGCCGGCGAGGACATGGTTGTGGATAGtgttgagctgctgccagaagAGCTGGCAGCACAGGTGGACCAAACACATCAGAG CCTATCCAAGAGCCGCAAGAAGCGCCCCGTCCCAGAGGGCTGGGTTTCTGCCGACGAGGTGTCCTCGTTTGAGCCGACAACAATCAACTCTTTACCTGTCCCACAGGCCACATCACTAGATCTCGAGGGCAGCTATGCGGTGGCGGGCGGATTGAACGGCGAGGCGGCCATCTATTCTATCGAGGCGGACAACGTGGAGAGAACCGTGCCTGTCAATGAGCCCGTAACAGATACTCTGTGGTCCGGGTCAAAGGTTTTCTTTGCCACCAGTCAGGGAAACATCAAAGTCTACGAGGCTGGCAACGAGATTGGCACCATGTCTGAGCacgctggagctgccagtGGCCTGAGCTTACATCCTTCTGGAGACCTGCTTGCGTCGGTGGGCACTGACAAGAGCATCGTGTTTTACCAGCTGGAGACGATGAAGCGAGTCAGTCGAGCATATGCCGATGCCT CTTTGACTACATGCGCTTTCCACCCTGACGGACATTTATTCGCCGCGGGCACTGTCAATGGAGACATCAAGTTGTACATGACCAAGACGCTTGAGCAGGCCGTGGTATTCAAGCTCGGTGCCCCGGTTCAGGCCATTGTCTTTTCCGAAAATGGCTTCCTGctggcagccacagccaaggGACAGACCAGCGTCACCATTTTCGACCTGCGCAAAGAGGGAGACGCGGCGGTTTCCAAGGTGCTCGAGACGGGCGGCTCAGTGCAGTCGCTGGCCTGGGACTATTCAGGCCAGTTCCTGGCGACGGGCGGAGCGACGGGCATTACCGTCCAGCAGTACACAAAGTCGAGCAAGAAGTGGAGCGAGCCGCTGCGCAACTCTGTGGCTGCCATTGCGGTTCGCTGGGGCGAGTCGGGCAAGAAGCTGGTTTCTCTCAACGGAGAGGGTGTGGTGAGCGTGCTTGGCGTCAAGAACTAA
- a CDS encoding uncharacterized protein (EggNog:ENOG41) encodes MAQKLTLQSVVKLNSGYTMPLLGYGVYQTSASVATEVCKEALRIGYRHIDSASAYHNQGPSAAGIAASGVPREEVFFTTKVPVRGKPLGYKNTIDLVDIALQETKLGYLDLVLIHSPYGGVENRKGAWKALVESVEAGKVRSIGISNYGVHHLDELEAYIKELESERGAGKGGVISVGQWEVHPWLPRDDIVQWCHARNIAVQAYCPIVRGERFGEPQVVAVAKKYGKTEAQVLLRWSLQKGLVPLIKSVTPSRIAENAGLYDFELTEDEVKDLTTTEYTPVAWDPTVEPLDR; translated from the exons ATGGCGCAGAAACTCACGCTCCAGTCTGTGGTGAAGCTCAACTCGGGCTACACCATGCCCCTCCTCGGCTATGGA GTCTATCAAAC GTCGGCGTCTGTGGCAACTGAAGTGTGCAAAGAGGCGCTGAGAATTGGATACAGACAT ATTGATTCTGCCTCTGCCTATCACAACCAGGGCccttcagcagcaggcatCGCCGCATCGGGAGTCCCTCGCGAAGAAGTCTTCTTCACCACAAAGGTGCCCGTGCGCGGAAAGCCGCTCGGCTACAAAAACACAATCGACCTGGTCGACATCGCCCTCCAGGAGACCAAGCTGGGCTACCTGGACCTCGTGCTGATCCACTCGCCCTACGGCGGCGTCGAGAACCGCAAGGGCGCCTGGAAAGCCCTCGTCGAGTCCGTCGAGGCCGGCAAGGTGCGCTCCATCGGCATCTCCAACTACGGCGTGCACCAcctcgacgagctcgaggcctacatcaaggagctcgagTCGGAGCGCGGCGCTGGCAAGGGCGGCGTCATTTCCGTCGGCCAGTGGGAGGTTCACCCGTGGCTCCCGCGGGACGACATTGTGCAGTGGTGCCACGCGAGAAACATTGCCGTGCAGGCCTATTGCCCCATTGTCCGGGGCGAGCGCTTCGGCGAGCCGCAGGTCGTGGCCGTGGCGAAGAAATACGGCAAGACGGAGGCGcaggtgctgctgcgatggAGTCTGCAAAAGGGGCTTGTTCCCTTGATCAAGAGCGTTACGCCGAGCCGGATTGCGGAGAATGCGGGCTTGTATGACTTTGAGCTGACGGAGGACGAGGTCAAGGActtgacgacgacggagTATACCCCGGTAGCTTGGGACCCTACAGTTGAGCCGTTGGACAGGTAG
- a CDS encoding uncharacterized protein (EggNog:ENOG41), with amino-acid sequence MSLADDGLVAISDDELVEVHVTRASSTTSSRPNPTSSIFSNLLNPQGVASRARATMESLRFSMPGSGQSRRPSQPHVQLRPPHAHSQSAFPRSWTTTPDSGVIDLTVEPDSPVERRRPQPSHNSHNTHNTQQQPYIPPQEPAADSLAADIAAAPVPERQHLRGAAGELHRLDGRLSRRRPATESTRMATTAAAAAAAANSPAASPPPPRPRPHHRGTPAGPGIRSGICWHGLL; translated from the coding sequence ATGTCGCTTGCCGACGACGGGCTGGTGGCCAtcagcgacgacgagctgGTCGAAGTCCACGTCACCCGAGCCTCCTCCACGACCAGCAGCCGGCCCAACCCTACAagctccatcttcagcaatcTGCTCAACCCGCAGGGCGTCGCATCGCGGGCGCGGGCAACGATGGAGAGCCTTCGCTTTTCCATGCCGGGCAGCGGCCAGTCCAGAAGACCCTCACAGCCGCACGTCCAACTTCGCCCGCCTCACGCACATTCGCAATCCGCCTTTCCTCGCTCgtggacgacgacgccggACTCGGGCGTCATCGACCTGACGGTAGAGCCAGACTCGCCGGTGGAACGGAGGAGGCCGCAGCCCTCGCACAACTCGCACAACACTCACAAcacacagcagcagccatacATCCCCCCCCAGGAACCCGCGGCGGACAGCCTCGCAGCGGATATCGCCGCCGCACCTGTCCCGGAGCGACAGCACCTTCGTGGGGCAGCAGGCGAGCTTCATAGACTTGACGGCAGACTCTCCCGACGACGACCAGCGACCGAATCGACACGCATGGCGAccacagccgccgccgccgcagccgcagcgaaTTCACCGGCAGcgtcgccaccaccaccgcgcCCACGACCACACCACCGAGGAACACCTGCTGGCCCTGGGATACGATCAGGAATTTGTTGGCATGGACTCCTTTAG
- a CDS encoding uncharacterized protein (EggNog:ENOG41): MGVQKTFTVIPPAGPATRTPVDNRPMTSKQVRKAYQAANRVPRLSKAERIKQERAEQERIRKEFEKEKAAARAKFLREKKKAKEHAEKEEKKKKGLPLVTVRPSQDTIAKFFRGNGLGHKRSCEGEDVGEAADTAKASELPVVEELVEDDDEEEDDFPSPKRLCNETEQDGKVGEGVERRERHASPLPEEPSAESRVVAEEKQNELIIEDDFFDGFEIMSDEEMSKLSFNETATHIGVDNRIEDAAPQSSLKLDAVPVEKEKNHLHDRATSRQSSPIKSTKNPKTGDSQEFDLIFGTSQSPVELDATPVEKQKSHPQDKAENHQVSPAKSIKNPELGDSQEFDLIFGDQEDLELEMLALDAIPTFQQTPTKESIEMPLPRSPQNSRRKTTAHELDLGLAADSDPDKQTHRAKSQKERDQTSLMPPPPIPSAPRPSVSPISPVAAEPQAPPLSTQQILFNMDDFFPSPSQQAAELEEEEVTFTSPIKSRLESKVQTPNPPRVSQKGSFSLGSLSSSSPDTPKPFFTASGSNERMAVALLRSRRTAEQEEERRRQTMQLELAEIEKTRKKEAERRARDEMLAAGKLNPEHANHTAARTGRDGAQISNPASSALTRISQFSTRKRLIMNDNRTPVKPTPQRRPLIETNPKATTPGTKSPIVANMSRKVTSLGSNFRPSPSSFTPHNTNRMVQEARQQYSSPKHANTPIIPANKPKDANTSLETSESKCPPASQESEFGGSWMDELATELSL, translated from the coding sequence ATGGGGGTTCAAAAAACATTCACCGTCATCCCGCCCGCCGGGCCGGCCACGCGGACCCCCGTCGACAATCGCCCCATGACATCCAAGCAAGTACGCAAGGCCTACCAAGCGGCAAATCGCGTGCCGCGTCTGTCGAAAGCAGAGCGCATAAAGCAGGAGAGAGCCGAGCAGGAGCGTATCCGAAAGGAgtttgaaaaggaaaaggctgctgccagagcAAAGTTCctgcgagagaagaagaaggcaaaggaacatgcagagaaagaggagaagaagaagaagggcctGCCGCTCGTGACGGTCCGGCCAAGCCAAGACACCATTGCCAAATTCTTTCGAGGAAATGGATTAGGTCACAAGAGGAGCTGCGAGGGTGAGGACGTGGGTGAGGCTGCAGATACTGCGAAAGCTTCGGAATTACCTGTCGTGGAAGAACTGGtggaggacgacgatgaagaggaagatgattttCCGAGCCCTAAACGCCTATGCAATGAAACGgagcaagatggaaaagtTGGCGAGGGCGTagagagaagggagagacATGCGTCTCCATTGCCTGAAGAACCCTCCGCTGAGTCTCGTGTTGTTGCTGAGGAAAAGCAGAACGAGCTCATCATAGAAGATGACTTTTTCGATGGGTTCGAAATAATGTCTGATGAGGAGATGTCAAAGCTGTCCTTTAACGAAACGGCCACACATATTGGCGTGGATAACAGAATAGAAGACGCAGCGCCACAATCCTCTCTGAAACTAGACGCTGTGCCAGtcgaaaaagagaagaaccATCTACACGATAGGGCCACAAGTCGCCAATCCAGTCCTATCAAGTCAACCAAGAACCCTAAAACAGGAGATTCCCAAgaatttgatttgattttcGGCACATCACAGTCTCCTGTGGAACTCGACGCTACTCCGgttgaaaaacaaaagagccATCCACAGGACAAGGCCGAAAATCACCAAGTCAGTCCTGCCAAGTCAATCAAGAACCCTGAACTCGGAGATTCCCAGgaatttgatttgatttttGGCGATCAAGAGGATTTGGAATTGGAAATGCTGGCTCTTGACGCTATCCCGACTTTCCAGCAAACACCTACCAAGGAATCTATAGAGATGCCTTTGCCACGAAGCCCTCAGAATTCGAGACGCAAGACGACCGCTCATGAGTTGGATCTGGGGCTTGCCGCTGACTCTGATCCTGACAAGCAAACTCATCGGgcaaaaagccaaaaagagCGTGACCAAACGTCTCTTATGCCACCGCCACCAATACCTTCTGCTCCGCGACCCTCAGTCTCTCCCATTTCGCCAGTAGCTGCAGAACCGCAAGCACCGCCTCTCAGCACGCAACAAATCCTCTTTAACATGGACGATTTCTTTCCTTCGCCCTCGCAGCAGGCGGctgagctggaagaagaagaagttacATTCACCTCTCCCATCAAATCAAGGTTGGAGTCTAAAGTTCAAACTCCGAACCCACCGCGGGTATCCCAAAAAGGCTCGTTCTCTCTAGGATCTCtatcctcgtcgtcgcctgACACACCTAAGCCCTTTTTTACTGCTTCTGGATCCAATGAGAGAATGGCTGTAGCTTTGCTTCGTAGCCGACGGACGGCcgagcaagaggaggagcGGAGGCGACAAACAATGCAGTTGGAGCTTGCCGAAATTGAAAAGaccagaaagaaagaggccGAGCGTCGTGCTCGAGACGAGATGCTAGCGGCTGGCAAATTAAACCCCGAGCATGCCAATCATACAGCTGCTAGGACAGGACGCGACGGGGCACAGATTTCGAATCCAGCGAGCTCAGCCCTTACAAGGATATCGCAGTTTTCGACGAGGAAAAGACTCATCATGAATGATAACCGCACTCCCGTAAAGCCCACGCCACAGAGAAGGCCGCTGATTGAAACAAATCCAAAGGCTACAACACCGGGTACTAAATCACCCATTGTAGCTAACATGAGCAGAAAAGTTACTTCTCTTGGGAGCAATTTTCGACCGTCTCCGTCCTCTTTTACCCCTCACAACACCAACAGGATGGTCCAAGAGGCAAGGCAGCAATACTCGTCTCCAAAGCACGCAAACACACCCATCATACCAGCAAATAAACCGAAAGATGCCAATACCTCCCTCGAGACCAGCGAGTCCAAGTGCCCACCAGCTTCGCAGGAGTCAGAATTCGGCGGCAGCTGGATGGACGAGTTGGCGACGGAGCTTTCCTTATGA
- a CDS encoding uncharacterized protein (EggNog:ENOG41) — protein MPLERLPPIAALHSYTDLAQTEVLDVLFEPSPAIHNTLLPVIRTAVYTSYPDLIDVCQIRLLALAAKSAETEPHPVLLSVLGSHPRLGEKNIESAQSVAEQANIQGGSEEELATLNREYEEAFPGLRYVVFVNGRGRPEIMDDMRMRIERSDYSMEVDAALQAMCDIAKARASKLPEDTNRKQSNGN, from the exons ATGCCATTGGAGCGTCTCCCCCCTATTGCGGCTCTCCACTCGTACACGGATTTGGCGCAGACCGAGGTGCTCGACGTGCTCTTTGAGCCCAGCCCGGCCATCCACAACACGCTGTTGCCCGTGATCCGCACCGCCGTCTACACCTCCTATCCCGACCTGATAGACGTATGCCAGATCCGGCTGCTCGCTCTCGCGGCAAAGTCCGCCGAGACAGAACCGCATCCAGTCCTGCTCTCCGTGCTCGGATCCCATCCCCGTCTTGGCGAGAAGAACATTGAGTCGGCGCAATCCGTCGCTGAACAGGCAAACATCCAGGGCGGCtccgaagaagagctggccaCGCTCAACAGGGAATACGAAGAGGCGTTCCCGGGACTCAGATATGTCGTCTTTGTCAACGGCAGAGGGCGCCCCGAGATCATGGATGACATGAGGATGCGGATCGAACGAAGCGACTACTCAATGGAAGTCGATGCTGCATTACAG GCCATGTGCGACATTGCAAAAGCCAGGGCTTCCAAGCTCCCCGAAGATACTAACCGCAAGCAATCCAACGGCAACTGA